The following DNA comes from Deltaproteobacteria bacterium.
AAACGTTGTCCGCTGCACTCTGAAGAAGAAAGCTTGGCCTCTAAGTCTTTTAAATCTTGATGCTCGAAAATCACGCGCTTTGCTTTGGAAAGCCGCATGCCGTCGATGATGCTGGCGTGATTTAATGCATCTGAAAAAATAACATCACCGGTTTCGGGGAGTGCAGCAAAGAGTCCAACATTGGTTGCGAAACCAGATGAAAACAGTAGCGCTCCTTCGCGGCCTGAAAACTCGGCCAGCTTTTGTTCGGCCTCTACATGCACCGCATGATTGCCGCGCAAGAGCCTTGATGCGCCGGATCCTGTTCCGTGATTTTTGACACCTAGGGCAAGTGCGTTTCTTAAACTGGGATCTGAGCAGAAGCCTAAATAATCATTGGACGTAAAATCGATGCCTTCGGGCAACTCTAGAGTACGAAGCAATTGTTTTTCGCGGCGTTGTTGAATGCCGCGAGCTAATTTATGAATAAATGCTTCGCGAGGCGTCGTCATGAATTTGCCGGACTAAATACCCAGACTTGCAAAGAGTTGAACATCTTCGTCTTCTGCGTTGTTGGGCGTGGTTAAGAGCTGCTCACCGTAGAATATAGAGTTTGCTCCAGCGAGAAAACAAAGTGTTTGGCCTTCTTGTGACAAGCTTTTACGACCCGCTGAAAGTCGGACACGTGCTTCGGGACACAAGATACGCGCTGTGGCGATGCTGCGAACCAGCTCCAATGGGTCCACAAGTGGTGTGTTTTCCATGGGGGTGCCTTTTACGGGAACAAGCATATTCACAGGAAGGGAGTCTGGATGTTTTTCGAATGTAGCCAGGGTGTGAAGCAGAGAGATTCGGTCGTCGGCAGATTCACCCATACCAATAATACCACCGCAGCACATGCCAAGGCCTACGTCACGAACATGTTGTAGCGTTTCGAGACGGTCATCATATGTGCGGCTGGTGATCACTTTGGGGTAGTAATCACGTGAAGTGTCGAGGTTGTGGTTGTAGGTGGTAAGCCCAGCTTCTTTGAGTTGTTCAGCTTGTTCCCGATTAAGCATGCCGAGTGTTACGCAGGACTCAAGACCTTCTGCGTTCACGGCTTTAACCATCTCTAGAACGGTTTCAAAGCTTTTACCTTTTTTAGCACTTCGCCATGCTGCACCCATACAAAGGCGGGTAGCACCGGCCACGCGAGCTTGCTTTGCTTTTTGGCGAATAACATCAACACCCATAAGGGGTTCGCGGGTGAGGTCTGCTTCGTGGTGTACGCTTTGCGAACAGTATCCACAGTCTTCCGGACAGCCACCGGTTTTTATTGAAACCAGT
Coding sequences within:
- a CDS encoding aminotransferase class I/II-fold pyridoxal phosphate-dependent enzyme, whose product is MTTPREAFIHKLARGIQQRREKQLLRTLELPEGIDFTSNDYLGFCSDPSLRNALALGVKNHGTGSGASRLLRGNHAVHVEAEQKLAEFSGREGALLFSSGFATNVGLFAALPETGDVIFSDALNHASIIDGMRLSKAKRVIFEHQDLKDLEAKLSSSECSGQR
- the bioB gene encoding biotin synthase BioB; protein product: MTADIRHDWTLEEVHSIYNQPLLDLVHQASDVHRKFHQTDDIQKCTLVSIKTGGCPEDCGYCSQSVHHEADLTREPLMGVDVIRQKAKQARVAGATRLCMGAAWRSAKKGKSFETVLEMVKAVNAEGLESCVTLGMLNREQAEQLKEAGLTTYNHNLDTSRDYYPKVITSRTYDDRLETLQHVRDVGLGMCCGGIIGMGESADDRISLLHTLATFEKHPDSLPVNMLVPVKGTPMENTPLVDPLELVRSIATARILCPEARVRLSAGRKSLSQEGQTLCFLAGANSIFYGEQLLTTPNNAEDEDVQLFASLGI